In the Bifidobacterium catenulatum PV20-2 genome, one interval contains:
- a CDS encoding GNAT family N-acetyltransferase produces the protein MRSDHRTTSLAVDGPRAAATDGEAKAIKSLLVRDIKGFDQSVPAVVRHDDGTIRPTYIGVWGQDRLIGAALIQPALYVAETLIYRTGTSGVHAAQIREAFAEHAALIEGIAVVRKHRREGIGLQIKAFCDSWAADHGAELILSIPTNEGARLLNKKAGYTVAPPDGYLTIKVFDAQGQPLHIPYADQRTQDRGTSMWAYKLVGQRTQHFEIGVLTAS, from the coding sequence ATGAGATCAGACCATCGCACCACCTCCCTCGCCGTCGACGGGCCACGCGCCGCCGCAACGGATGGCGAGGCAAAGGCAATCAAGAGCCTGCTCGTCAGGGACATCAAAGGCTTCGATCAAAGCGTTCCAGCAGTCGTCAGACACGATGATGGAACGATCAGGCCTACGTACATAGGCGTATGGGGACAGGACCGTCTGATAGGCGCGGCCCTCATCCAGCCAGCCCTTTACGTAGCCGAGACGCTCATATACCGCACCGGGACGAGCGGGGTCCATGCCGCACAGATACGAGAGGCTTTCGCCGAGCATGCAGCCCTCATCGAAGGGATCGCGGTCGTCAGGAAGCATCGGCGTGAAGGCATCGGATTGCAGATCAAGGCGTTCTGCGACTCCTGGGCGGCAGACCACGGCGCTGAGCTGATACTCAGCATCCCCACCAACGAGGGCGCGCGCCTGCTCAACAAGAAAGCCGGATACACGGTCGCACCGCCCGATGGATATCTCACCATCAAGGTATTTGACGCTCAGGGACAGCCTCTTCACATTCCCTACGCCGACCAGCGGACCCAGGACAGAGGCACTAGCATGTGGGCGTACAAGCTCGTAGGGCAACGCACACAGCACTTCGAGATCGGCGTTCTCACCGCCTCCTGA
- a CDS encoding helix-turn-helix domain-containing protein: MNGVTQRISALVKGEGLTCAQLGSLLGLSKTSANGKLLGRIGWTTSDIVVLSEHFRVSTDYLLGLDADHEEVA; this comes from the coding sequence ATGAATGGAGTGACCCAAAGGATAAGTGCTCTGGTAAAGGGTGAGGGACTTACTTGTGCCCAACTCGGTTCATTGCTTGGTTTATCGAAAACTTCGGCGAATGGAAAACTCTTGGGACGCATTGGCTGGACAACTTCAGACATCGTTGTGTTGTCCGAGCACTTCCGTGTGTCTACCGACTATTTGCTGGGGCTTGATGCTGATCATGAGGAGGTCGCGTGA
- a CDS encoding bifunctional (p)ppGpp synthetase/guanosine-3',5'-bis(diphosphate) 3'-pyrophosphohydrolase — translation MGDIEREVHSARMLGCEISTNPLDPLEPILKMCEYHHPDEDMSILERAYERAVKQHSSQRRKSGEPYIIHPLAVAQILADLGMGPLVVAAGLLHDTVEDTDYTLDECRAEFGDTVTGLVDGVTKLSKMEYGDSAQAETIRKMVVAMSRDVRVLVVKLADRVHNARTWRYVKTPSAQKKAHETLDVYAPLANRLGMNAIKTELEELSFKVLYPKIYNEIVVLVARRAGQRDVYLKQILAEINEDLDEQNISAYVTGRPKDYFSIYQKMIVRGHDFANIYDLVGVRIIVDTIQDCYAALGAVHARWNPVPGRFKDYIAMPKLNMYQSLHTTVVGPGGKPVEIQIRTWDMHRRAEFGIAAHWKYKENGQAGRALSSPDKSDRKRGENQELSEADNLKWIQQLADWTSETPDSNEFLGSLKEDLGAAEVYVFTPKGKIVSLPAEATPIDFAYAVHTEVGHRTMGARVNGRLVPLDTKLENGDTVEVLTSKSESAGPSRDWLSFTKSPKARNKIRQWFSKERRTEAIEEGRDELTRAMRKRNLPIATLLTPEALVGIADELNLANAEAVFVAIGDGQISTQNVISHLVRDAGSDEVNEEVEQEALPLKQVERTKKTTSSLGISVKGVGDIWVKLARCCMPVPGDQIIGFITRNQGVSVHRVDCQNMLDLQKRQPERVVDVQWTSTKGVFMVKIQVEALDRPHLLSDVTRVLSDHGVNIISGSISTGTDRVATSQFSFEMADPQHLNTLLAAVRKIEGVFDVYRITGAKDSAEPRLRKI, via the coding sequence ATGGGAGACATTGAACGTGAGGTTCATTCTGCCCGAATGTTGGGCTGTGAGATCAGCACGAATCCGCTTGATCCGCTTGAGCCGATTCTGAAGATGTGCGAATACCATCATCCCGATGAGGATATGAGCATTCTTGAACGTGCTTATGAGCGTGCGGTCAAGCAGCATTCTTCACAACGGCGCAAATCGGGTGAGCCGTACATCATCCATCCTCTGGCTGTGGCGCAGATTCTCGCGGATCTTGGCATGGGGCCGTTGGTTGTGGCCGCCGGCTTGCTGCACGATACTGTTGAAGACACCGACTACACGCTTGACGAGTGTCGTGCCGAATTCGGCGATACCGTGACCGGTCTGGTTGATGGTGTCACCAAGCTCTCCAAAATGGAATATGGTGATTCCGCGCAAGCCGAAACCATTCGCAAGATGGTGGTCGCGATGAGTCGCGACGTGCGCGTGCTGGTCGTCAAACTTGCCGATCGCGTGCATAATGCGCGTACGTGGCGTTACGTCAAAACACCGAGCGCACAGAAGAAAGCGCACGAAACGCTCGACGTGTACGCGCCGCTTGCCAATCGTCTTGGCATGAACGCCATCAAAACCGAATTGGAAGAGCTTAGCTTCAAGGTGCTCTATCCGAAAATCTATAACGAAATCGTGGTGCTTGTCGCACGTCGTGCGGGCCAGCGAGACGTGTATTTGAAGCAGATTCTTGCTGAGATCAACGAAGACCTTGACGAGCAGAACATTTCGGCGTACGTGACGGGGCGTCCGAAGGATTATTTCTCGATTTATCAGAAGATGATCGTACGCGGACATGATTTTGCGAATATCTACGATTTGGTGGGTGTACGCATTATCGTCGACACGATTCAGGATTGTTATGCTGCGTTGGGTGCGGTGCATGCGCGTTGGAACCCTGTTCCAGGTCGTTTCAAGGATTACATTGCCATGCCGAAGCTTAACATGTATCAGAGCCTGCACACCACGGTGGTTGGTCCTGGCGGCAAGCCTGTCGAGATTCAGATTCGTACGTGGGACATGCACCGTCGTGCTGAGTTCGGCATCGCCGCGCATTGGAAGTATAAGGAGAATGGTCAGGCCGGTCGCGCATTGAGCTCGCCTGATAAGTCCGATCGTAAGCGTGGCGAGAATCAGGAGTTGAGCGAGGCTGATAATCTCAAGTGGATTCAGCAACTTGCCGACTGGACGAGTGAGACTCCGGATTCCAACGAGTTCTTAGGCTCCCTGAAGGAAGATCTGGGTGCTGCCGAAGTCTACGTGTTCACTCCGAAAGGCAAGATCGTATCGTTGCCTGCCGAGGCAACGCCGATTGATTTCGCCTATGCGGTGCATACCGAAGTCGGTCACCGTACCATGGGTGCTCGTGTGAACGGCCGTTTGGTGCCGCTCGACACCAAGCTTGAAAACGGCGATACCGTTGAAGTGCTTACGTCGAAGTCCGAATCTGCTGGTCCGTCTCGTGACTGGCTGAGCTTCACGAAGAGCCCGAAAGCCCGTAACAAGATTCGCCAATGGTTCAGCAAGGAACGCCGCACCGAAGCCATTGAAGAAGGTCGCGATGAGCTGACGCGAGCCATGCGCAAGCGCAACCTTCCGATCGCAACATTGTTGACTCCTGAAGCGTTGGTCGGCATTGCTGACGAGTTGAATCTCGCCAATGCCGAGGCTGTGTTCGTGGCAATCGGTGATGGTCAGATTTCCACGCAGAACGTCATTTCGCACTTGGTTCGCGATGCGGGCAGCGACGAAGTGAACGAAGAAGTGGAACAGGAGGCGTTGCCGCTCAAGCAGGTGGAACGCACCAAGAAGACCACTAGTTCGCTGGGCATTTCCGTCAAAGGCGTGGGAGACATTTGGGTCAAGCTTGCCCGATGCTGCATGCCGGTGCCGGGAGACCAGATTATTGGCTTCATCACCCGCAATCAGGGCGTGTCCGTGCATCGTGTGGACTGCCAGAACATGCTGGACTTGCAAAAACGCCAGCCGGAACGTGTGGTTGACGTGCAGTGGACCAGCACCAAGGGCGTGTTCATGGTCAAGATTCAGGTGGAGGCGCTCGATCGTCCGCACTTGTTGAGTGATGTGACTCGCGTGCTTTCCGACCATGGTGTGAACATCATCTCCGGTTCCATTTCCACGGGAACCGATCGTGTGGCCACCAGCCAATTCAGCTTCGAAATGGCCGACCCCCAGCATTTGAATACTTTGCTTGCCGCAGTGCGCAAGATCGAAGGCGTGTTCGATGTATATCGAATCACCGGTGCCAAGGACTCCGCCGAACCTCGCTTACGCAAAATCTGA
- a CDS encoding peptidylprolyl isomerase has protein sequence MTTIIMRTSEGDIKINLFDDKTPETVANFLGLATGEKEWADPFTGQPSHEPFYDGLTFHRIIKDFMIQGGCPLGTGTGGPGYNFDDEIVPGLTFDRPYLLAMANAGLRRGMDGKVHGTNGSQFFITTVPTEWLNGHHTIFGEVADDESKAVVDKLDSVATDRSDAPLEPVGITSIEVLK, from the coding sequence ATGACTACCATCATCATGCGCACCTCTGAAGGTGATATCAAGATCAACCTGTTCGACGACAAGACCCCAGAGACCGTGGCTAACTTCCTGGGTCTCGCCACTGGCGAGAAGGAATGGGCCGACCCGTTCACCGGTCAGCCGAGCCATGAGCCGTTCTACGATGGCCTGACCTTCCACCGCATCATCAAGGACTTCATGATCCAGGGCGGCTGCCCGCTGGGCACCGGCACCGGCGGCCCGGGCTACAACTTCGATGATGAAATCGTTCCAGGACTGACCTTCGATCGCCCATACCTGCTGGCCATGGCAAACGCAGGCCTGCGCCGCGGCATGGACGGCAAGGTCCACGGCACCAACGGCTCCCAGTTCTTCATCACCACCGTGCCGACCGAATGGCTCAACGGCCATCACACCATTTTCGGCGAAGTCGCGGATGACGAGTCCAAGGCCGTCGTCGACAAGCTCGACTCCGTGGCAACTGACCGTTCCGATGCTCCGCTCGAGCCGGTCGGCATCACTTCCATCGAAGTGCTGAAGTAA
- the sepH gene encoding septation protein SepH, translating into MPENSLEEARFDHVSDAGELVFVSGAGKFSVKVDEALERAVLEAKQIRSEVQEKQQTHTPITLPISQIQSLIRAGADPARVAERYSLSEALVRRFSASVETEKQYAIEQFLAVPAPKESRVRTLSELIERTFAAARVRLEDVTWKATRLGLEPWKISAQFVSSGHTICAEWSWNMHDNAVSCLNSAARKLIGEQDTPKEGHAEKHADENFLASLNLPGNSARSARIEQTVSAWNTPEPSMPVARPSAAPSVPIAPIGVSNEFDTPSMAADVSLSNLSEDAMTKTDANATGAAQNTIASASDTASNTANTSQTPDPHSQNTTKSKRRAGRSAVPSWDEILFGD; encoded by the coding sequence GTGCCTGAGAATTCACTCGAGGAAGCGCGGTTCGATCATGTCAGTGATGCCGGTGAACTCGTCTTTGTTTCAGGTGCCGGGAAGTTCTCTGTAAAGGTCGATGAAGCGCTTGAAAGAGCCGTTTTAGAAGCTAAGCAGATCCGTTCTGAAGTGCAGGAGAAACAGCAGACGCACACTCCGATTACTCTGCCGATTTCGCAGATTCAGTCGTTGATTCGCGCCGGCGCCGATCCCGCGCGTGTTGCGGAAAGATATTCGTTGAGCGAAGCGCTCGTTCGGCGTTTCTCGGCTTCGGTCGAAACGGAGAAACAATATGCGATTGAGCAGTTCCTCGCCGTTCCTGCACCGAAAGAAAGCCGCGTACGTACGCTTTCCGAACTGATTGAACGCACATTCGCGGCGGCGCGGGTGCGTTTGGAAGACGTGACTTGGAAGGCCACCAGACTTGGCTTGGAACCTTGGAAGATCAGCGCTCAGTTCGTTTCCTCTGGCCATACCATCTGCGCGGAATGGTCGTGGAACATGCATGACAACGCCGTAAGTTGTTTGAATTCCGCTGCACGCAAGCTCATCGGGGAGCAAGACACGCCGAAGGAAGGACACGCCGAGAAACACGCCGATGAGAATTTCCTCGCTTCGCTGAATCTTCCAGGAAATTCCGCCCGATCGGCGCGAATCGAACAGACCGTATCGGCATGGAACACGCCTGAACCGTCCATGCCGGTGGCGCGCCCCTCAGCGGCGCCTTCTGTTCCAATCGCGCCAATCGGCGTCTCTAACGAATTCGACACGCCGAGTATGGCCGCCGACGTCTCTCTGTCAAACCTATCGGAAGACGCCATGACGAAAACCGACGCCAATGCAACAGGCGCTGCTCAGAACACCATCGCGTCCGCATCGGATACCGCTTCGAACACCGCAAACACGAGTCAAACACCCGATCCGCACAGCCAAAACACCACCAAATCGAAGCGGCGCGCCGGACGTTCCGCCGTACCAAGTTGGGATGAGATTCTATTCGGCGACTGA
- the dut gene encoding dUTP diphosphatase — protein sequence MAFDETYNEPENVEVLVKSLNPDQPAELYYAHAGDAGADLRTTEEVTLKPFQRALVPTGVAIALPAGYVALVHPRSGLAVKQGVTVLNAPGTIDAGYRGEIKVPLINLDPERTVTFHPGDRIAQLVIQRYVEAKFIEAETLPGSDRAERGFGSTGVAS from the coding sequence ATGGCGTTCGACGAAACATACAACGAGCCGGAAAACGTCGAGGTCCTAGTAAAGTCGCTGAATCCCGACCAGCCGGCGGAACTGTACTATGCCCATGCCGGGGATGCGGGCGCCGATTTGCGTACCACCGAGGAAGTCACGTTGAAGCCGTTCCAGAGGGCACTGGTGCCTACGGGAGTGGCGATCGCGCTTCCAGCGGGTTATGTGGCCTTGGTGCACCCACGGTCTGGTCTTGCCGTCAAACAGGGCGTTACCGTGTTGAATGCGCCTGGAACCATTGACGCGGGCTACCGTGGCGAAATCAAAGTGCCGCTGATCAATCTTGATCCGGAACGCACCGTGACGTTCCACCCGGGAGACCGCATCGCGCAGCTGGTCATCCAGCGTTATGTCGAGGCGAAGTTCATCGAAGCGGAGACGCTGCCCGGATCTGACCGTGCTGAGCGTGGCTTCGGATCCACCGGTGTGGCCTCCTGA
- a CDS encoding DUF4193 domain-containing protein, translating to MAQDYDSPRNKDEDEESLQALGKSSQNTSNDMDDDENAIAEDYELPGADLSNEDASVTVIPMQGDEFICSECFLVKHRSQLAYTTDDGQPVCQECAA from the coding sequence ATGGCACAGGATTATGATTCCCCGCGCAACAAGGACGAGGACGAGGAGTCGCTCCAGGCTTTGGGCAAGAGCTCCCAGAACACTTCCAACGACATGGACGATGACGAGAATGCCATCGCCGAGGATTACGAGCTGCCGGGCGCGGATCTCAGCAACGAGGACGCTTCGGTGACCGTCATTCCTATGCAGGGAGACGAGTTCATCTGTTCCGAATGCTTCCTGGTGAAGCATCGCAGCCAGCTCGCCTACACCACTGACGATGGTCAGCCGGTATGTCAGGAGTGCGCTGCCTGA
- a CDS encoding alkaline phosphatase family protein: MSVEVPSDEELLTMTEPACYGDDMPSEGTRGGALHLSSVLPAVSNAIGCPMPTDIHSDPKGLQEALGLPDSASAVVVLVDGLGYWNLNMRLGHAPYLRSLMNDSANQRPIATCMPSTTVAAMSTFGTGTCPGMTGMTGYTQLNPKTGEICQLISFKNAVPPLELQQQPTMFEQLSAQGVRVTSSGLPKFAFSALTQAALRGSDYISNDDSRKRVAVAAQAAKNPGLTYLYLRDTDKVGHNYGWDSDKWIGTYERVDAQLGLLRRSVSKGTLIVIVADHGMITTDPESVIDIAQDQRLMQGVAHVGGEPRCVMLYAEQGEAPEDIATRWRDVLEDRAQVRTRSQAIAEGVYGPVVSHVEPMIGDVIVSATKAVTIVDSRTQAEKAMHLPSVHGSLTMLESDIPCLIDVA; encoded by the coding sequence ATGAGTGTTGAAGTGCCAAGCGACGAAGAGCTGCTTACCATGACTGAACCGGCATGCTACGGAGATGACATGCCATCTGAAGGGACCCGTGGGGGAGCGTTGCACCTGTCGTCGGTACTTCCTGCGGTTTCCAACGCCATTGGCTGCCCCATGCCAACGGACATTCATTCTGACCCGAAAGGTCTGCAGGAAGCGCTTGGGCTGCCGGACTCGGCGTCCGCGGTCGTGGTGCTCGTGGACGGTCTCGGCTACTGGAACCTCAACATGAGACTGGGGCATGCGCCCTACTTGCGGTCCCTCATGAACGATTCCGCCAATCAACGTCCCATCGCCACATGCATGCCGAGCACTACCGTCGCGGCCATGTCTACATTCGGTACGGGAACATGCCCCGGTATGACGGGTATGACCGGCTATACGCAGCTCAATCCGAAAACCGGTGAAATATGCCAGCTGATTTCCTTCAAAAATGCGGTTCCTCCGCTTGAGTTGCAGCAGCAGCCGACCATGTTTGAACAGCTAAGCGCGCAAGGCGTTCGTGTGACCAGTTCTGGATTGCCGAAATTCGCATTTTCCGCGTTGACGCAGGCTGCCTTGCGTGGCAGTGACTACATTTCCAACGATGATTCGCGCAAGCGTGTCGCAGTCGCGGCTCAGGCGGCGAAAAATCCCGGACTGACATACCTGTATCTGCGTGATACCGATAAGGTTGGGCATAATTACGGTTGGGATTCCGACAAATGGATTGGCACGTACGAGCGTGTTGACGCTCAGCTCGGCCTTCTTCGCCGCAGCGTGTCCAAAGGCACATTGATTGTGATTGTGGCGGATCACGGTATGATCACCACTGATCCCGAATCCGTGATTGACATTGCACAGGATCAGCGGCTCATGCAGGGCGTCGCTCATGTCGGCGGTGAACCGCGTTGCGTCATGCTCTATGCGGAACAGGGCGAGGCCCCGGAAGACATCGCCACACGGTGGCGTGACGTGTTGGAAGACCGGGCACAAGTGCGTACGCGATCGCAGGCGATTGCGGAGGGTGTGTACGGGCCTGTGGTCTCGCACGTCGAACCGATGATTGGTGATGTGATCGTTTCGGCCACGAAGGCCGTCACCATCGTGGATTCCCGCACTCAGGCGGAAAAGGCGATGCATCTGCCGAGCGTGCATGGCTCGCTCACCATGCTCGAGTCTGATATCCCCTGTCTGATCGACGTGGCCTAG
- a CDS encoding DNA topoisomerase (ATP-hydrolyzing) subunit A — protein MVSHRKPAKPAFDPRTVKENIVETPLNEEMSKSFLEYAYSVIYARALPDARDGLKPVQRRIIYQMGQMNLNPDRPYMKSARVVGEVMGKLHPHGDSAIYEAMVRLAQPFAMRLPLVDGHGNFGSLDDGPAASRYTEARMAQAALGMNANIAEDTVDFTPNYDNKLQEPTVLPAAIPNLLVNGGSGIAVGMATNMATHNLGEVVAAAKHLMHHPDATLEELMRYVPGPDWPSGGVIVGRKGIREAYETGRGALTTRSVTHIENVTARKKAIVVTELPFMVGPERVLERISEGVKNRKLEGISGAIDLTDRHNGTRLVIEIKTGFDPNAVLAQLFKHTPLQDNFTINNVALVNGRPHTMGLKEMLQVWVDHRRAVIRRRSEFRKKKALERLHLVEGLLLAMVDIDEVIQVIRSSDDAEAAKTKLIKVFDLDEIQAQYILDLRLRRLTKMSRIELEAERDDLKQRIEELDRILASSEALDGVVIAEMDEAVATYGTPRRTVLLDEDADGRLVPVVAHGDDGVSASAVAAARAAATVSSAAADVAAAAKAAKKAGEDNAEAMALQIDDEPCAVMLSATGLIARTSEDALERWENRSSADQRAKDDQIISIFRTTTRSSYGLVTSAGRLIVAHVVELPVMSVDGPLHVTGGVRAEELIGMTENTDPIRGERVIAAIAMPSADDSGDNTVEPTPLALGTRNGVVKRWNRESPTTMDSWSVIDLKDDDEVLAAAEARDEDRLVFVSTDSSLLTFEAKNVRPQGRTAGGMAGIRLAEGCSVAAFAVVPASKVAWNYEEGENGLFSASGAVVLTVAGDSEALPGTENGSAKVTPLEMYPTKGRGTGGVRSQRFLKGQDTLILAFVGTYPVHASTQGGAGVELPKPDMRRDGSGTELSAPIAIVG, from the coding sequence ATGGTGTCGCACCGCAAACCGGCAAAACCAGCCTTTGACCCGCGTACGGTCAAAGAGAACATCGTCGAAACACCGTTGAACGAGGAGATGAGCAAGTCCTTCCTCGAATACGCGTATTCGGTGATCTATGCCCGCGCGTTGCCCGACGCCAGAGACGGTCTGAAGCCGGTGCAGCGCCGCATCATCTACCAGATGGGTCAAATGAACCTCAATCCGGATCGTCCGTACATGAAGTCGGCCCGTGTGGTCGGCGAGGTGATGGGTAAGCTTCACCCGCATGGCGATTCCGCGATTTATGAGGCGATGGTTCGTCTTGCGCAACCGTTTGCCATGCGTCTGCCTCTGGTCGACGGCCACGGTAATTTCGGATCCCTTGATGATGGTCCGGCAGCATCGCGTTACACCGAGGCTCGCATGGCCCAGGCTGCACTTGGCATGAACGCGAATATCGCCGAAGATACAGTGGATTTCACACCGAACTACGACAACAAGCTGCAGGAGCCAACCGTTTTGCCTGCCGCGATCCCGAATCTGCTCGTCAATGGCGGTTCCGGCATCGCCGTCGGTATGGCCACAAATATGGCGACGCACAATCTGGGCGAAGTGGTTGCCGCAGCCAAACACTTGATGCATCATCCTGATGCCACGTTGGAAGAGCTTATGCGCTATGTTCCCGGCCCTGATTGGCCGAGCGGTGGCGTGATTGTGGGACGTAAGGGCATTCGCGAGGCCTACGAGACCGGTCGTGGCGCGTTGACCACGCGTTCGGTAACACATATTGAAAACGTAACCGCTCGTAAGAAGGCAATTGTCGTAACGGAACTGCCTTTCATGGTCGGTCCGGAACGTGTGTTGGAACGTATTTCCGAGGGTGTGAAGAATCGCAAGCTGGAGGGTATTTCCGGCGCGATAGACCTGACGGACCGCCATAACGGCACTCGCCTTGTCATTGAAATCAAAACCGGCTTCGACCCGAACGCCGTACTGGCGCAACTGTTCAAGCACACACCGCTGCAAGACAATTTCACCATTAATAACGTAGCATTGGTCAACGGTCGCCCACACACCATGGGCTTGAAGGAAATGCTTCAGGTATGGGTGGATCATCGCCGTGCGGTGATTCGCCGTCGTAGCGAATTCCGCAAAAAGAAGGCGCTGGAACGTCTGCACCTGGTTGAAGGCCTTCTGCTTGCGATGGTCGACATTGACGAAGTGATTCAGGTGATTCGCTCGTCTGACGATGCCGAAGCAGCAAAGACGAAGCTCATCAAGGTGTTTGATCTGGATGAGATTCAGGCACAGTACATTCTCGATTTGCGTTTGCGTCGCCTGACGAAAATGAGCCGCATCGAGCTTGAAGCGGAACGCGACGATTTGAAGCAACGTATTGAGGAGTTAGATCGCATTCTTGCCTCCTCTGAGGCGCTTGACGGCGTGGTGATTGCCGAAATGGACGAAGCTGTTGCCACGTATGGCACGCCACGTCGCACTGTGCTGTTGGATGAAGACGCTGACGGCAGGCTTGTGCCTGTTGTGGCGCATGGCGATGATGGCGTATCCGCCTCCGCTGTGGCTGCGGCACGCGCCGCAGCCACGGTGTCGTCCGCCGCCGCCGATGTCGCCGCCGCTGCAAAGGCCGCGAAGAAAGCCGGCGAAGACAATGCCGAAGCCATGGCTTTGCAGATCGACGACGAACCGTGCGCTGTGATGTTGTCGGCCACTGGTCTGATCGCACGCACCTCCGAAGACGCGTTGGAGCGTTGGGAGAATCGCTCTTCTGCCGACCAGCGTGCAAAGGATGATCAGATTATTTCGATCTTCCGCACGACCACGCGTTCCTCATATGGTTTGGTCACATCTGCCGGCCGTCTGATTGTGGCGCATGTCGTGGAATTGCCGGTTATGTCCGTGGATGGGCCGCTCCACGTGACTGGCGGCGTCCGCGCCGAAGAGTTGATCGGTATGACGGAAAACACCGATCCAATTCGTGGTGAACGTGTGATCGCTGCGATCGCCATGCCATCCGCCGACGATTCCGGTGATAATACCGTAGAGCCCACTCCTCTTGCGTTGGGTACGCGCAATGGTGTAGTCAAGCGTTGGAATCGCGAATCGCCCACCACCATGGATTCATGGAGTGTCATCGATTTGAAGGATGATGATGAAGTTCTGGCTGCCGCTGAAGCGCGTGACGAGGATCGGCTGGTGTTTGTATCCACCGACTCCTCTCTGCTGACGTTCGAGGCGAAGAACGTACGTCCGCAGGGACGCACCGCCGGAGGCATGGCAGGCATTCGCCTGGCTGAAGGCTGCTCAGTGGCCGCGTTCGCGGTGGTTCCCGCCAGCAAGGTGGCATGGAATTATGAAGAAGGCGAGAATGGCCTGTTCTCCGCGTCTGGAGCTGTGGTGTTGACGGTTGCAGGTGATTCCGAAGCGTTGCCGGGTACGGAGAATGGTTCCGCGAAGGTAACCCCATTGGAGATGTATCCGACGAAAGGCCGCGGTACCGGTGGTGTTCGTTCGCAGCGCTTCCTCAAGGGACAGGATACGTTGATTCTCGCATTTGTGGGCACATACCCAGTACACGCTTCCACACAGGGCGGCGCCGGCGTGGAATTGCCGAAGCCGGATATGCGTCGAGATGGTTCTGGCACGGAGCTTTCCGCACCAATCGCCATCGTCGGCTAA